The Solibacillus sp. FSL W7-1464 genome contains a region encoding:
- a CDS encoding methyl-accepting chemotaxis protein has protein sequence MKKQSKFFSIKSKLIGISILLLIVPMIVIGVTSYQKSSTSLEQIGKTNLQNSVEFTLATIDAYNSEVEKGNISLESAQEKVKELILGEKNGDGIRPINSSIDLGKNGYMIVYSQDGTRIAHPSKEGASAWEDEDENGVKFAQEMIETANNGGGFTLYNSALPNNKEQIEEKVSYSKVDPSWDWVVTASTYMMDFNQPATELLNIILAVMGISILLGVIIIWFYANLITKPIVKVTEQMGHLANGDLTKELLLVESKDEISRLADAINLLHKNLKNSMKKVSETSESLTSQSEELSQSADEVRMGSEQVASTMQQLAAGSETQANHASELASVMNTFVERVTDANENGLRIEQNSKVVLNMTNDGSELMKKSIQQMEKIHSIVNESVKKVAGLDKQSQEISNLVTVIKDVADQTNLLALNAAIEAARAGEHGKGFAIVADEVRKLAEQVSNSVTDITGIVDNIQKETFFVSDSLKLGYKEVEQGKTQIESTGETFEGISNAVKEMVNSITTIGQNLSEISGSTQVMNSSVEEVASVSEESAAGIEQTAASVQQTSSIMEEVAGSSKQLANLAEELNKLVREFKL, from the coding sequence TTGAAAAAACAATCTAAATTCTTTTCTATTAAATCCAAGTTAATCGGAATTTCTATTTTACTATTGATTGTTCCGATGATAGTAATTGGTGTGACAAGTTACCAGAAAAGCTCTACTAGCTTAGAGCAGATAGGTAAAACAAATTTGCAAAACAGTGTTGAATTTACACTTGCAACAATTGATGCTTATAATTCGGAAGTTGAAAAGGGAAATATTTCACTTGAAAGTGCACAAGAGAAAGTGAAGGAGCTTATTTTAGGCGAAAAGAATGGGGATGGGATTCGACCTATAAATTCTTCAATTGATCTTGGGAAAAATGGCTATATGATTGTGTATAGTCAAGATGGAACTCGTATTGCACATCCATCTAAAGAGGGTGCTAGTGCATGGGAAGATGAGGATGAAAATGGCGTGAAATTCGCTCAAGAAATGATTGAAACAGCGAATAACGGCGGTGGGTTTACTTTATATAATTCAGCATTACCAAATAATAAAGAACAGATTGAAGAGAAAGTTTCCTATTCAAAAGTGGATCCAAGCTGGGATTGGGTAGTAACTGCGAGTACCTATATGATGGATTTTAATCAACCTGCTACAGAGCTGTTGAATATTATTCTTGCTGTTATGGGTATTTCAATTCTTTTAGGGGTAATCATCATTTGGTTCTATGCAAATCTTATTACTAAACCGATCGTTAAAGTAACGGAACAGATGGGACATCTAGCAAATGGTGATTTAACGAAAGAACTGCTGCTAGTTGAATCAAAAGATGAAATAAGCAGATTGGCGGATGCCATCAATTTATTACATAAAAATCTTAAAAATTCGATGAAAAAGGTTTCCGAAACTTCAGAGTCATTAACTAGTCAAAGTGAAGAACTATCACAATCTGCCGATGAAGTGAGAATGGGATCGGAACAAGTGGCATCTACTATGCAACAATTAGCTGCCGGTTCAGAAACACAGGCTAATCATGCAAGTGAATTAGCATCGGTAATGAATACTTTTGTCGAAAGAGTCACTGATGCAAATGAGAATGGGTTACGGATAGAGCAGAATTCAAAAGTCGTATTAAATATGACCAATGACGGATCGGAATTAATGAAAAAATCCATTCAACAGATGGAAAAAATCCATTCCATTGTAAATGAGTCCGTTAAAAAGGTTGCAGGATTAGACAAGCAATCACAGGAAATATCAAACCTAGTTACCGTCATTAAGGATGTAGCCGATCAGACAAATCTTCTTGCTTTAAATGCGGCAATTGAAGCTGCAAGGGCTGGAGAACACGGGAAAGGATTTGCTATAGTTGCTGATGAGGTAAGAAAGCTGGCTGAGCAAGTATCTAATTCTGTAACAGATATTACGGGTATCGTAGACAATATTCAAAAGGAAACTTTTTTTGTGTCTGACTCACTAAAACTGGGGTATAAAGAAGTCGAGCAAGGAAAAACACAAATTGAGTCAACAGGTGAAACTTTCGAAGGAATCAGTAATGCTGTAAAAGAAATGGTAAATAGTATTACAACGATCGGCCAAAACTTATCCGAGATTTCAGGTAGTACACAAGTAATGAACAGTTCTGTTGAAGAAGTTGCATCGGTATCTGAAGAATCGGCGGCTGGCATTGAACAAACTGCAGCATCTGTTCAACAAACAAGCAGTATTATGGAGGAAGTAGCCGGAAGTTCGAAACAACTTGCCAATTTAGCAGAAGAACTCAATAAATTAGTAAGAGAGTTTAAACTTTAA
- a CDS encoding HesB/IscA family protein codes for MASEKQVIILTEAASFQVKEMMVHNEEENASLRVAVKGGGCSGLSYGMAFEQTINEDDFVDNQHGIQIIVSKEDAGILQDTKIDFKQSLMGGGFTIDNPNALASCGCGTSFKAAARPAVEQPCE; via the coding sequence ATGGCAAGTGAAAAACAAGTAATCATTTTAACAGAAGCGGCCTCATTTCAAGTCAAAGAAATGATGGTTCATAACGAAGAAGAAAATGCGAGTCTGCGTGTAGCCGTAAAAGGTGGGGGCTGCAGTGGTCTTTCATACGGTATGGCATTTGAGCAAACAATAAATGAAGATGACTTCGTTGATAACCAACACGGGATTCAAATTATCGTATCAAAAGAAGACGCGGGTATTTTACAAGACACGAAAATTGATTTTAAACAATCATTAATGGGCGGCGGTTTTACAATCGACAACCCGAACGCACTTGCATCATGCGGATGCGGCACAAGCTTTAAAGCGGCAGCACGACCAGCAGTAGAGCAACCATGTGAATAA
- a CDS encoding DUF2225 domain-containing protein: MEISPFYEKTVSCIHCKKNFSTLKVRTKSIKIEHTESDFQPVYTDNHVHALHYNVFVCQHCGFSFTEDFSKYFAPGVKEQINEKICSHWVPHSFSKERSVFEAIQTYKLALFCATIKKEKFVITSGLALRLAWLYRSLKNDGQEQRFLKLARDHYMESYSTEDYADTTMSSIRIVYMIAELSRRIGDYENATRFFSRVIESQRVGGEAKLVNMAKEQWELVREERGKIAQ, translated from the coding sequence ATGGAAATTTCCCCATTTTACGAAAAGACAGTGAGCTGTATTCATTGCAAGAAAAATTTTTCTACACTTAAAGTTCGTACCAAATCCATAAAAATTGAACATACAGAATCCGACTTCCAACCTGTCTATACTGACAATCATGTGCATGCATTACATTATAATGTATTTGTCTGTCAGCATTGCGGGTTTTCGTTTACTGAAGATTTCAGTAAATATTTTGCTCCAGGTGTAAAAGAACAAATCAATGAAAAAATTTGCAGCCATTGGGTACCGCACAGTTTCAGTAAAGAGCGTTCTGTTTTTGAGGCGATTCAAACATATAAACTTGCCTTGTTCTGCGCAACAATTAAAAAAGAAAAATTCGTTATCACTTCCGGCTTGGCATTGCGCTTGGCATGGTTATATCGATCCCTAAAGAATGACGGACAGGAACAGCGCTTTTTAAAATTGGCCCGTGATCATTATATGGAAAGCTATTCAACGGAAGACTATGCAGATACAACAATGTCCAGTATACGAATTGTATACATGATTGCTGAACTGTCCCGTCGCATCGGGGATTATGAAAATGCAACACGCTTCTTTTCACGTGTAATTGAAAGTCAGCGTGTAGGCGGTGAAGCCAAACTTGTTAATATGGCAAAAGAACAATGGGAATTAGTTCGTGAAGAGCGCGGTAAAATCGCCCAATAA
- a CDS encoding YuzD family protein, producing MSQSHPVIEVFGADIICASCVNAPSSKDTYEWLQAAISRKYPEQPFTIRYIDIEGVIDNERDQDYANRIQEDEFFYPLVLVNDEVVGEGYVQIKPVFTALESAGFVPTEE from the coding sequence ATGTCACAATCTCATCCAGTTATAGAAGTATTCGGCGCTGACATCATCTGTGCCAGCTGTGTAAATGCACCATCTTCCAAAGATACATACGAATGGCTCCAAGCTGCAATTTCACGAAAATATCCGGAACAGCCGTTTACTATCCGCTATATCGATATTGAAGGTGTAATTGATAATGAACGTGATCAAGATTACGCAAACCGTATTCAAGAAGATGAATTTTTCTACCCTTTGGTTCTTGTCAATGATGAAGTGGTTGGCGAAGGCTATGTGCAGATTAAGCCTGTATTTACAGCGCTCGAATCGGCGGGCTTTGTACCAACTGAAGAGTAA
- a CDS encoding NAD(P)/FAD-dependent oxidoreductase: protein MQKLVLLGGGYGNMRILLRLLPSLPADVEITLVDRTPFHSLKTEFYALAAGTSTDKEVRVAFPVHERLKCVYGEVVRIDREDKKIYLGDGEELSYDQLVIGLGCIDKYHGVPGADEFTYSIQTIAKSRKTFEKVCGLAPGSTVAIIGAGLSGIELASELRESRSDLKIKLFDRSHRILRDFPEKLSEYIKSWFIKHNVDVIAESNITRVEEGRLYNHDEVIEADVIVWTAGVQPVKIVRELDVEKDKFNRPIITDHYHVVGDENVFVVGDCASSHLPPTAQLAEEQGERIVKVLKMRWKGEPLPEKLSEIKMKGFMGSLGKKQGFVHLADTTVTGRIARLMKSGLLWYYKKQNEN from the coding sequence ATGCAAAAGTTAGTATTATTAGGTGGCGGCTACGGAAATATGCGAATCTTACTTCGTCTATTACCAAGTTTACCGGCAGATGTAGAGATTACATTGGTAGATCGTACACCATTCCATAGTTTGAAAACAGAATTTTATGCACTTGCTGCAGGTACTTCAACAGATAAGGAAGTCCGTGTTGCATTTCCGGTACATGAGCGCTTGAAATGCGTGTACGGAGAAGTAGTACGCATCGACCGTGAAGATAAAAAAATTTACTTGGGTGACGGCGAGGAGCTTTCGTATGATCAGCTTGTTATTGGTCTGGGCTGTATCGATAAATATCACGGAGTGCCGGGTGCCGATGAATTCACATATAGTATTCAAACAATCGCCAAATCACGTAAAACTTTCGAAAAAGTATGCGGATTGGCTCCAGGTTCGACAGTTGCCATTATTGGTGCAGGTCTTTCAGGAATCGAGCTTGCAAGTGAACTGCGTGAAAGCCGTTCAGATTTAAAAATTAAATTATTTGACCGCTCACACCGTATTTTACGCGATTTCCCGGAAAAGCTAAGTGAGTATATTAAGTCTTGGTTTATTAAACACAACGTGGATGTAATTGCGGAATCGAATATTACACGTGTGGAAGAAGGCCGTTTATACAACCATGATGAAGTAATTGAGGCTGACGTAATCGTATGGACAGCTGGTGTACAGCCTGTGAAAATCGTTCGTGAACTGGATGTTGAAAAAGATAAATTCAATCGTCCGATCATTACGGATCATTATCATGTAGTTGGAGATGAAAATGTATTTGTAGTAGGAGACTGTGCTTCTTCACATTTACCTCCAACAGCACAACTGGCTGAAGAACAGGGTGAACGTATCGTTAAAGTATTAAAAATGCGCTGGAAAGGCGAGCCGCTACCAGAAAAGCTTTCAGAAATCAAAATGAAAGGCTTTATGGGCTCCCTTGGTAAAAAGCAAGGCTTCGTTCATCTGGCTGATACAACGGTAACAGGACGCATTGCACGCCTTATGAAGTCGGGTCTGCTTTGGTACTATAAAAAGCAAAACGAAAACTAA
- a CDS encoding YuzB family protein — protein MLNPLVEFCISNLANGAQQAYEQLEQDPDIDVLEYGCLSYCTKCAENFYAVVNGDIVEADTPEELTKRIYKYIEENPMW, from the coding sequence ATGTTAAATCCATTAGTCGAATTTTGCATCAGCAACTTAGCAAATGGTGCGCAACAAGCATATGAACAACTGGAGCAGGATCCTGATATTGATGTATTGGAATATGGCTGCTTAAGCTACTGCACGAAATGTGCCGAAAACTTTTATGCCGTTGTTAACGGGGATATCGTTGAGGCAGATACTCCAGAAGAGCTTACGAAGCGCATTTATAAATATATAGAAGAAAATCCGATGTGGTAA
- a CDS encoding TIGR01457 family HAD-type hydrolase has translation MFPYKAFCFDLDGTIYRGSEAIDSAVKFVHRLQNEGIEPYYLTNNSSKTRERLQQVLQDIAIDAPLDHIYSSSLATAAYVAKMSTNKKVNVVGELGIRTALIEQGLEITDEQSDVLVMGIDRQISYEKLVKACDYVQNGAMLIGTNGDIKFPNETAFTPGNGSFVQLVANVSGVTPTFVGKPSPVMLQIIAEEHHFEKSEMVMVGDNYDTDILCGINFGCDTIHVNTGVTPTEIVKQQAKLPTYCVDDLMELMK, from the coding sequence ATGTTCCCTTATAAAGCGTTTTGCTTTGATTTGGACGGGACAATTTATCGGGGGAGTGAAGCGATCGATTCTGCCGTGAAATTTGTTCACCGGTTGCAGAATGAGGGAATCGAGCCATATTATTTAACGAATAATTCATCGAAAACCCGTGAAAGACTGCAGCAGGTTTTACAAGATATTGCCATAGATGCGCCGCTCGATCATATTTATTCAAGCTCGCTTGCAACGGCAGCCTATGTAGCAAAGATGAGTACAAATAAAAAAGTGAATGTTGTCGGGGAACTGGGCATTCGTACCGCTTTAATCGAGCAAGGGCTAGAGATTACCGATGAGCAGAGCGATGTGCTTGTAATGGGCATCGACCGTCAAATCTCATATGAGAAGCTTGTAAAAGCATGTGACTATGTCCAGAATGGCGCAATGCTCATCGGAACAAATGGCGATATTAAATTTCCGAATGAAACGGCTTTTACTCCCGGGAATGGGTCATTTGTTCAATTAGTAGCAAATGTCTCGGGGGTTACACCGACCTTCGTGGGAAAACCATCACCGGTCATGCTGCAGATCATTGCTGAAGAGCATCACTTTGAAAAGAGCGAAATGGTCATGGTCGGGGACAATTATGATACCGATATTTTATGTGGTATAAACTTCGGCTGTGATACGATTCATGTCAATACGGGAGTTACTCCTACTGAAATTGTAAAACAGCAAGCCAAGCTGCCAACGTATTGTGTAGATGATTTAATGGAACTTATGAAATAA
- a CDS encoding DUF86 domain-containing protein → MYFVDRNKITNNLAHLDELLNIFESTENWLADDIHKLALQRIGHNVMEAMMDVGNLVIDGFIMRDPGSYEDIIDIFVDEKVITEEMDAPLKAVVGLRKMIVREFIAVDSEEILNVLTANLNILKQFSPKVHDYLTNELGPVSAFLPEEQA, encoded by the coding sequence ATGTACTTCGTAGATAGAAATAAAATTACAAACAACTTAGCACACTTGGACGAGTTATTGAATATCTTTGAATCGACTGAAAACTGGTTGGCAGATGATATTCATAAGCTGGCATTACAACGTATCGGCCATAATGTAATGGAAGCGATGATGGATGTAGGAAATTTGGTGATTGACGGCTTTATTATGCGTGACCCTGGAAGCTACGAAGACATTATCGATATTTTCGTTGATGAAAAAGTGATTACAGAAGAGATGGATGCACCATTAAAAGCGGTTGTAGGCTTACGCAAAATGATCGTTCGTGAATTTATCGCTGTAGATAGTGAAGAAATTTTAAATGTACTAACAGCAAACCTGAATATACTAAAACAATTCTCCCCAAAAGTTCACGATTACTTAACGAATGAATTAGGACCTGTTTCAGCATTTTTGCCAGAGGAACAGGCATAA
- a CDS encoding DUF3055 domain-containing protein, with translation MERFFLYDDVEDTKTRFVSFAGKTQRYDLAILQSSRFFGKVLVLDIQFGRFAIIGADDVEEPGYLEHVYNRTEEDTEDLREYLRELLS, from the coding sequence ATGGAACGATTTTTCTTATATGATGATGTAGAAGATACAAAAACGCGCTTCGTCAGCTTTGCCGGAAAGACACAGCGTTATGATTTAGCTATATTACAAAGCAGTCGCTTCTTCGGAAAAGTACTTGTTCTTGATATCCAGTTCGGGCGTTTTGCCATTATTGGAGCAGATGATGTGGAAGAGCCTGGTTATTTAGAACATGTATACAACCGTACGGAAGAAGATACGGAAGACTTACGTGAATATTTACGTGAACTATTAAGCTAA
- a CDS encoding YutD family protein — translation MIIADGYAYEVIENVREGFQEDAFIARYSDILSKYDYIVGDWGYGQLRLKGFFDDKNQKSTFDTKISTIQDYLYEYCNFGCAYFILQKTGRAQEQKKEQIVAQQTEAEEPVESAE, via the coding sequence TTGATTATTGCAGATGGGTATGCTTATGAAGTGATCGAAAATGTACGGGAAGGTTTTCAGGAAGATGCATTTATCGCACGATACTCAGATATTTTATCGAAATATGATTATATTGTAGGGGACTGGGGTTATGGTCAACTACGTTTAAAAGGATTCTTTGATGATAAAAATCAAAAATCCACGTTTGATACAAAAATTAGTACGATTCAAGACTATTTGTACGAATATTGTAATTTTGGATGCGCCTATTTTATACTTCAAAAAACAGGCCGTGCACAAGAACAAAAAAAAGAACAAATAGTTGCACAACAAACTGAGGCAGAAGAGCCGGTTGAATCAGCTGAATAA
- the lipA gene encoding lipoyl synthase — translation MTSCKPTNPREEHLRKPEWLKIKLNTNDEYKALKKLMRDNNLHTVCEEARCPNIHECWGERRTATMMILGSVCTRACRFCAVKTGLPNELDLAEPERVADSVALMNLKHVVITMVARDDLKDGGAEVLAETVRAIRRKSPLTSVEVLPSDLSGREESLRILMDAKPDILNHNIETVRSLTPRVRAKATYDRSLEFLRRAKEMQPDIPTKSSLMIGLGETLEEIYEVMDDLRANNVDIMTIGQYLQPTKKHLPVKKYYSPIEFGKLRKIAMEKGFSHCEAGPLVRSSYHADEQVNAAKQSSVTL, via the coding sequence ATGACATCTTGTAAACCAACTAATCCGAGGGAAGAACACTTGCGTAAACCGGAGTGGCTAAAAATTAAGCTGAATACGAATGACGAATACAAAGCATTAAAAAAATTGATGCGAGACAATAATTTGCATACGGTATGTGAGGAAGCTCGCTGCCCGAATATTCACGAATGCTGGGGTGAGCGTCGTACAGCAACAATGATGATTTTAGGTTCGGTATGTACACGTGCATGTCGTTTCTGTGCAGTTAAAACTGGCTTGCCTAATGAACTGGACTTGGCTGAACCGGAGCGCGTAGCAGATTCTGTTGCGTTAATGAACTTAAAACATGTTGTTATTACAATGGTAGCGCGTGATGACCTGAAAGACGGAGGCGCGGAAGTATTGGCGGAAACAGTACGTGCAATCCGCCGTAAAAGCCCGTTAACTTCTGTGGAAGTACTACCATCCGACTTAAGCGGCCGTGAAGAAAGTTTACGTATTTTAATGGATGCAAAACCGGACATATTAAACCATAATATCGAAACAGTACGCAGTCTGACACCACGTGTTCGGGCAAAAGCAACATACGACCGTTCACTGGAATTTTTGCGCAGAGCAAAAGAAATGCAGCCGGATATTCCGACAAAATCTTCTTTAATGATCGGTTTAGGAGAAACGTTGGAGGAAATCTATGAAGTAATGGATGACCTGCGTGCAAACAATGTTGATATTATGACAATCGGCCAATATTTACAGCCGACAAAAAAACATTTACCGGTAAAAAAATATTACTCTCCAATCGAGTTTGGCAAGCTGCGTAAAATCGCTATGGAAAAAGGCTTCAGCCATTGTGAAGCAGGTCCGTTAGTACGCAGTAGTTACCATGCGGATGAACAAGTGAATGCAGCAAAACAATCAAGTGTCACATTGTAG
- the yunB gene encoding sporulation protein YunB, translating into MRFRKRKWHSYGRKKGKMHNAVTIVIVSIVGMVCFSIYVINDRLMPTYLQYAEVQTFKVASYVVSKAINSRTSSVLDVNDVIVDLPTQSDDMITTKFNTEIINQVRAETTALVKEYLEQAENGDLSHLPNLENVEYDVGKMEAGDGIVFFVPLGQALNLPIIGNLGPKIPIRFHIIGNVSSDVESTVSEFGINNAIVEVNLLIGVNVQIIVPFASKSAAVEQKIPIAIGLVRGTVPHIYSAGEGAQPSIEVPIPYE; encoded by the coding sequence TTGCGTTTTCGTAAAAGAAAGTGGCATTCCTATGGTAGGAAAAAAGGTAAAATGCATAATGCCGTAACAATCGTTATCGTCAGTATTGTCGGTATGGTTTGTTTTAGTATATATGTTATTAACGATAGATTAATGCCAACCTATTTGCAGTACGCCGAAGTCCAAACATTTAAAGTAGCTTCGTATGTAGTAAGTAAAGCAATTAATTCCAGAACATCAAGTGTGCTTGATGTAAATGATGTCATCGTCGATTTACCGACCCAATCTGATGATATGATTACGACAAAATTTAATACGGAAATAATTAACCAAGTGCGAGCAGAAACAACAGCATTAGTAAAAGAGTATTTAGAACAGGCCGAAAATGGAGATTTATCACATTTGCCGAATTTGGAAAATGTAGAATATGACGTAGGTAAAATGGAAGCCGGGGACGGAATCGTATTTTTCGTACCGTTAGGGCAGGCTTTAAACCTTCCGATTATCGGAAATTTAGGGCCGAAAATTCCGATTCGCTTTCATATTATCGGGAATGTAAGCAGCGATGTTGAATCAACGGTAAGTGAGTTTGGCATTAACAATGCAATTGTAGAAGTGAATTTGCTTATTGGAGTAAATGTCCAGATTATCGTGCCATTTGCCAGCAAGTCAGCAGCAGTCGAACAGAAAATTCCGATCGCAATTGGTTTAGTACGAGGAACAGTGCCGCATATTTATAGTGCAGGTGAAGGGGCACAGCCGTCTATCGAAGTACCAATCCCTTATGAATAG
- a CDS encoding HD-GYP domain-containing protein, with protein sequence MRLISINVLKEGMAVGRTIWNEAGHPLLHKNVVVTTRIIDRLRELNIHYLYIDDKLSAGIEIEETIAPLKRMEAVKNMTKSFENVKKAKRDQASFVLDQQSKVIGLIVDDIMNAIINSEEVLMVLTDAYLYDKYIYQHSFQVALYSIAIAKEMGYSYEDIRLIGIGAILHDVGKLLISPDILLKPSNLTDEEYEEMKNHARYGFDLLRNLHSVSLLVAHCAFQHHERIDGSGYPRGLVNNEIHPFAKIIAVADVFDALTSNRIYRKKMLPSEAIAIIDKGNGMQFDAKVMQAFKRSVVHYANGSIVLLSDGRRGIVSKQNLVDVTRPWIRVFQEDGKMLDATYELCLSDYPTVDIQKVDVDFDENIE encoded by the coding sequence ATGCGATTAATATCGATAAATGTTTTGAAAGAAGGTATGGCGGTCGGCAGGACGATATGGAATGAAGCCGGTCATCCGCTGCTTCATAAAAATGTCGTTGTAACAACCCGGATTATTGATAGGCTGCGAGAGCTGAATATTCATTATTTATACATTGATGACAAACTCTCAGCCGGAATAGAAATAGAAGAAACAATTGCTCCGTTAAAAAGAATGGAAGCCGTTAAAAATATGACAAAATCATTTGAAAATGTTAAAAAAGCGAAACGGGATCAGGCATCCTTTGTGCTGGATCAACAGTCCAAAGTGATTGGCTTAATTGTCGATGATATTATGAACGCCATCATAAATAGCGAAGAAGTATTAATGGTGCTGACAGATGCCTATTTATATGACAAGTATATTTACCAGCATTCATTCCAAGTAGCATTGTATTCGATCGCGATTGCTAAAGAAATGGGCTATTCATATGAAGATATACGATTAATTGGAATTGGGGCTATTTTACATGATGTGGGAAAGCTGCTTATTTCGCCTGATATATTATTAAAGCCGAGTAACTTAACGGATGAAGAATACGAAGAGATGAAAAATCATGCCCGTTACGGGTTTGACTTATTACGCAATTTACATTCAGTGTCGTTGCTTGTAGCACATTGCGCGTTTCAGCATCATGAACGAATTGATGGAAGCGGATATCCGCGGGGACTTGTTAACAACGAAATTCATCCGTTTGCAAAAATTATCGCGGTTGCAGACGTATTTGATGCATTAACGTCAAATCGGATATACCGAAAGAAAATGTTGCCGTCAGAAGCGATTGCAATCATAGATAAAGGTAACGGGATGCAGTTTGATGCAAAGGTTATGCAGGCATTTAAACGGAGTGTTGTCCATTATGCAAATGGATCAATTGTGCTGCTGTCAGATGGAAGACGAGGAATTGTTTCAAAGCAAAATCTTGTTGATGTGACACGTCCTTGGATACGGGTTTTCCAGGAAGACGGAAAAATGCTGGACGCTACATATGAACTATGTTTAAGTGATTACCCGACAGTCGACATTCAAAAAGTGGATGTAGATTTTGACGAAAATATTGAATAG
- a CDS encoding bifunctional metallophosphatase/5'-nucleotidase: MREIIHIFHTNDLHSHFTYWKRSQSFIRIQRQILADKGETSFLVDLGDHLDRSNLYTEATLGKGNIKMLNDADYDVVTIGNNEGITLSYNLLYQLYDDAKFEVVVANLYSQSEENPRWMKPYTILTTQYGTKIAVIAATAPFDLFYKELGWDVTNPRTELVKLAFKLKEQADIIVCLSHLGITEDELLAQECPIIDVIFGSHTHHVFEKGQMENNVLLTGGGKFGQYTGQLTMEFDHKTRKVVEKSDQLFENALLPTVEDEEQWVNSLQKEAKAILKKPVFTLTKPYNKEWFHRSQLSDLFAECMYDYTEADCVMFNAGIFVEPLRKGLISTYDIHKIFPHPINICVVEITGNELKEIFTQSENEEWPRLELKGLGFRGVIFGKILNYGIVMTKQRELYINGERMIPDRIYRLATLDLFTFGYFFPSFKYAKKQYMLPEFIRDVFKNYCIKKFQ, translated from the coding sequence GTGCGAGAAATAATTCATATATTCCATACGAATGATTTGCATAGTCATTTTACGTACTGGAAGCGCAGTCAGTCGTTTATTCGAATACAACGTCAAATATTGGCCGATAAAGGTGAAACTAGCTTCTTGGTCGATTTAGGAGATCATTTGGATCGGTCAAATTTATATACAGAGGCAACACTGGGCAAGGGGAATATCAAAATGCTGAATGATGCTGATTATGATGTTGTGACAATTGGAAACAATGAAGGCATAACGCTCTCCTATAATTTGCTCTATCAGTTATATGATGATGCAAAGTTCGAGGTGGTTGTCGCCAATCTGTACTCCCAGTCAGAAGAAAATCCCCGTTGGATGAAGCCTTATACAATACTGACGACTCAGTACGGTACAAAAATCGCTGTAATAGCTGCGACTGCCCCATTCGATCTTTTCTATAAGGAGCTTGGATGGGATGTAACAAACCCGCGTACAGAGCTTGTGAAACTGGCATTTAAACTAAAAGAGCAGGCAGATATAATCGTTTGTTTATCGCATTTAGGAATTACAGAAGATGAGCTGCTGGCACAGGAGTGTCCGATAATCGATGTGATTTTCGGTTCGCACACACATCATGTATTTGAAAAAGGCCAAATGGAAAACAATGTCCTTCTAACTGGAGGCGGAAAATTTGGGCAATATACAGGTCAGTTGACGATGGAATTTGACCACAAGACCCGGAAAGTAGTAGAAAAATCGGATCAGCTATTTGAAAACGCGCTTTTACCGACAGTCGAAGATGAAGAGCAATGGGTAAACAGCCTTCAAAAAGAGGCAAAGGCTATTTTGAAAAAACCGGTCTTCACATTAACGAAACCATACAACAAAGAATGGTTCCACCGCTCCCAATTATCGGATTTATTTGCAGAGTGTATGTATGATTATACAGAAGCGGATTGTGTTATGTTCAATGCCGGAATTTTTGTCGAACCGCTGCGTAAAGGGTTGATTTCTACATATGATATTCATAAAATTTTTCCGCATCCGATAAATATATGTGTCGTTGAAATAACAGGCAATGAATTAAAAGAAATTTTCACTCAATCCGAAAATGAAGAATGGCCGCGTCTTGAATTAAAAGGCCTTGGCTTTAGGGGCGTTATTTTCGGGAAAATATTGAATTACGGCATTGTGATGACGAAACAGCGTGAATTATATATTAATGGGGAACGCATGATACCTGATCGAATCTATCGTTTAGCAACGCTGGATCTGTTTACATTCGGTTATTTTTTCCCAAGCTTTAAATACGCGAAAAAACAATATATGCTACCGGAATTCATTCGGGACGTCTTCAAAAATTATTGCATAAAAAAGTTTCAGTAA